The sequence GGCGGCGAGCAAAAGCATGGGGAGGGCACGGCGGCTGGTCACAGGGGGCAACTCTAGCACGGATGCGGCTTCTTCCCCGGCCCGGACTCTGCTACCCTCAGGGCCTGAACCCATGACAAACGGTGCGGTCTCGAGCGGCGGCAACCGCCGGATCACGGCCCGCAAAGCCTGCCGTCTCACCGTGAGGTACAAGTCGAAGAGCGAGTGGCATCCCGCCACCGCCATGGACCTCTCCCCGAACGGCTGTCGCCTGCGGGTGGGCGAAGACCTGCCGCGGGAGACCCATCTGAGCGTGCTCTTCGAGGCCCCCCTCCGGGACGGGGCCCGTGCTCTTTCCGTCGAGGTACCGGGGGTGGTGACCTGGTCGCGCCACGAGGGGCTGTCCTACCAGGCCGGGGTCCATTTCGACGTGGCTCCCGTCGAGCTCGAGGAGGTCCTAGCCGCTCTGGCCTGAGACGTCCAGGGCTTGGGTGGGGAGGCCGCCGCGACCCGCCGGGGCCCGGACGCCAGGATTCACCTCCAGGCCACCGCGACGTCCCCCCCCAGACGGCTGATGGAGATCTCCAGGTGCCGGGTGGCGCCGGACCTGAAGGTCCCCGAGATCCGGCGCGTCTCCGCGTTGTCGTCCCATTTCACTTGGACCTTCAGGTCGTGCTTCCCGGGGCTGACCTTCAGCACCTCCTGGACCACGCCCTTGCGAAGGTTGAAGAAGAGGATCTTCTTGGTGACGCGGGCGTCGAGCACCTCCTCCACCACCAGCTTCTCGTCCAGCCAGACCCGGACCGTCCCGCTCTTGAGGTGGTGCTCCATGTGGACGGCGAGTTGGCCCGGGGGCTTGGCGGCGGGAGGGGTCTTCTTGCCCGACTCCGGAGAGGGCGAGGGGGAAGGCGAGGGGGCCGAGGGTTCGGGAGAGGGCCGGGAGGGGGTCGGGGGCGGTGCCGACGGCTCCGTTGACGGCGGCGAGGGAAGCGGACTTTCTGGGGGTGCGGTCGGGGCCGCGGCCGCGTCCGCGGCCGGCGACGGCTTGCTCGGGTCAGGGCCCTCGGGAGGTGCCGAACTCGGCCGGACCGGGTCGCTTCCGGGCCGGGGCGGTGTTCCCGGGGCGGGCCCGGCGGGGAGCGCGGGGGGCTCGAGCCAGGGGCCCAGCACCTCGACCAGGGGGCGCAGGGCGTCGGCCAGGCGGTCGGATTCGTAGAACGCCGAGTAGTAGACGCCGAGACCCACCAGCAGCATGCCCAGGGCCAGGATACGGAGGCCGCGGTGGCCGCGGCGGCGCACGGGTGCGGAGGCCGCTCCGGCGCCGCTGGACGACGCGGCGGGGGGCCGCCCGGCGCCATCCTCCCCGATAGGCTCAAAGTCCAGCACCGCCGAGGCCTCGCCGTTGGGACGCGCGGCCACGAGGGTGCCCTCCGCGGCCGGGGGCAGCGTCCAGCCGGCCCGGTGGCGGGGCGTCCGGCCCGCCAGGATGTCCTCCGCATCCTCGGCCATGGCCTTGCCGTCGGGGTAGCGGTCGGAGGGAGCCTTGGCCATGGCCCGGGCCACCAAGTAATCGATGTCCGGGGGCAGGTCAGGGACGGA is a genomic window of Vicinamibacteria bacterium containing:
- a CDS encoding serine/threonine-protein kinase yields the protein MTTEKIPSKIGRYEIRRELGRGMMGVVYEAADPSLNRTIALKVIRLIFAVSDEEQQSFERRFLSEARIAARLTHPGIVVVHDVGRDPDTGVLYIALERLAGHTLAESTADGRQLPWREALRIVARVAEALHYAHAQGIVHRDIKPANIMVLPGGEPKIMDFGLAKHEAGHELTASGQFVGTPLFMAPEQVLGLPVDGRTDLFSLGSVAYTILTGTRPFAAESVPRIMTRVAHQDPLPPSRSVPDLPPDIDYLVARAMAKAPSDRYPDGKAMAEDAEDILAGRTPRHRAGWTLPPAAEGTLVAARPNGEASAVLDFEPIGEDGAGRPPAASSSGAGAASAPVRRRGHRGLRILALGMLLVGLGVYYSAFYESDRLADALRPLVEVLGPWLEPPALPAGPAPGTPPRPGSDPVRPSSAPPEGPDPSKPSPAADAAAAPTAPPESPLPSPPSTEPSAPPPTPSRPSPEPSAPSPSPSPSPESGKKTPPAAKPPGQLAVHMEHHLKSGTVRVWLDEKLVVEEVLDARVTKKILFFNLRKGVVQEVLKVSPGKHDLKVQVKWDDNAETRRISGTFRSGATRHLEISISRLGGDVAVAWR
- a CDS encoding PilZ domain-containing protein, with amino-acid sequence MTNGAVSSGGNRRITARKACRLTVRYKSKSEWHPATAMDLSPNGCRLRVGEDLPRETHLSVLFEAPLRDGARALSVEVPGVVTWSRHEGLSYQAGVHFDVAPVELEEVLAALA